Sequence from the Candidatus Poribacteria bacterium genome:
AGCACGCCGGACCCCGCGTGAAGTTCATAGAGGAAGCGTTCGGGTTACCTTTTACCTTCAGGCTCGGCGTGGCTTACAGACTCTGGAACGACGCACTCCTTCTCACGACAGACATCATTCGTCCGTCCGACAACGATATTGCTATCGGGGTCGGAGCAGGCTACACAATCGGCAATGTCTTACACCTCCGCACCGGCTATAAATATAAGATCGGCGGTAACGATTTAGGCGCGATATCTGGACTCACAGGCGGATTCGGGTTGACATTCCTCCGTTTCCAAATCGACTATGCGCTTATCCCGTTCGGCGTACTCGGATTAACCCACCGCGTCTCCTTAGTCGCCAATTTTTAGCTACTCGGAGGCCGCTTCAATAAACGCCTCAAAGAGTTTACGTCGGTGCTTCTGAAAATCAGCGGTTTCGAGCATCCGCTCTGGATGGTATTGCACACCCAGCACAAACCGTTTTGATGTATTCTCCATCGCCTCGATAATCCCTTCTTCTGTCCGTGCTGTTACCTCAAAACCTTTCCCCTTGTCTTTCACCGCTTGATGATGGGCGGAGTTGACTTCGTCTGTGCGCTTCTCCGTGATTCGGTTGAGCCGACTGCCCGCGACAATCTCAATTGTGTGCCGAGAATCCACATCGTTTACCTGTGATTGACATGACACCTCTTTTGGGAACTCCGAGGGTATATCTTGGTAG
This genomic interval carries:
- a CDS encoding gamma-glutamyl-gamma-aminobutyrate hydrolase family protein; translation: MRPIIGIIFSENIEDDPSNNYIKAITEFGGIPRTLYPAISEDAYADIDGLLLTGGDTGGSDIHPDNFDAEWHPTLKYVNEDRDAFEISLCQEAIAADMPVFGICRGIQIMSVAMGGSLYQDIPSEFPKEVSCQSQVNDVDSRHTIEIVAGSRLNRITEKRTDEVNSAHHQAVKDKGKGFEVTARTEEGIIEAMENTSKRFVLGVQYHPERMLETADFQKHRRKLFEAFIEAASE